AGCTTTCGATCCAACACGTGCAGGCTCCCTTTACTCGAACTCGCGCTGCGGGCCGCTCATCGCCGTGGGCGTGTACGTCCTCATGAGAAAATCCAGGTTCTTCGCCAGCACCCGGCGGCTCGTGCCCGGCATGACGATTCGCGAGATGGAGCCGAGGGACAGCGCTTCCTTCGGGTTCATCAATTCGCGTTCGTAACGATTGGTTAGTTCGGCCAGCGCGGCGTCGCGTTCGGCGGCCGCCTCCTCCTGGGAGGCGCCGCCCGCGACGGCCTTCTTGTAGGCGGCTTCCGCGGCGCGCATCTCGTTCTTGTAGACAAATTCCTTGCCGCCGCCGGGCCCCATGACCGCGACGCGTGCATGCGGCATGGTGAAGACGGTGTTAGCGCCGACGAAGTGGGAGTTGTAGCTCGCGTACGCGCCGCCGAACGCGTTGCGAATGATCAACGTCATCGACGGGGTGCGGAGGTCGATGATCGAGTCCAGGAACTTCCGACCCTCGAGGACGATGCCGCGGGATTCCTGCTCACTGCCGGGCAGGAAGCCCGTCGTATCCTCGAGAAAGATCATCGGGATGTTGTAGACGTTGCAGAACCGGATGAATCGGGTGCCCTTCCGTGCGGCGTGGACGTCGATCTGGCCGGACGAGACGTGCGAGTTGTTGGCCACGAACCCGACGACGTGGCCACCAATACGGCCGAACGCGGTGACGAGGTTGCGCGCGCGAGCCTCCTGCAGCTCAAAGTACTCGCCGTGATCGCAGATCTGCTGCATGAACAGCGTGATGTCGAGCGGAGCGTTCATGCCCGCGGGCGAGTTGAACGTCTTCCGGAAGAGGATGTCCTCTTCGACCGTGAAGCGATCGATGGGGTCGGAGGTCGGCGCGAAGGGTGCGGCGGTGTGATTGTTGTCGGGCAGGTAACCGAGGAGTCGGATCGCCGTTCGGAGCGAGCCCAGCTCGTCGTTCGTCGTGACGTCGCAGACACCGTTCATTCCGTGGATGCCCGGTCCGCCGAGGTCCTCGGCGGAGACGTCTTCTCCCAGAGCGCTCTTCACGACGCCGGGACCGGTCAGCCCGATGAAGGTATCTTCGCACTGGATCATGAACGATCCCTGGCGAGGCAGGTAGGAGCCGCCGCCGGCGTTGTAGCCGAACATGAGACTGATGCTCGGCACGACGCCGCTGATCCGGCGTAGCGCAGTGAACGCTTCGCTGTAGCCGTCGAGCCCGCCGACGCCTGCGGGAACGAACGCGCCCGCGGAGTCGTTCATGCCGATCAGCGGAATGCCGCGCTCACCGGCCATGTAGATGAGGCGAGCGAGCTTCGCGCCGTTCGTCGCGTCCATCGAGCCGGCGCGCAGAGTGAAGTCGTGTCCGTAGACGGCGACGTCGCGGCCGCCGATGTCGAGGATGCCGCAGACCAGCGAGGCGCCGTCGAGGTTCGGGCCCCAGTTCTGCCAGAACAGGTTCGGTTCTTTCTCGGTCAGCACTTTGATGCGCTCGAAGACCGTCATCCGGTCCTTGGAGTGCTGAACGCGGATGCGGGCGAGGCCGCCGCCGTCCATGGGCTTGTCGAGGAGCTCCTGCCCGAGGCTGAGGGCCGCGTCGTACACCGTGCCTCCCGTGTGGACGGGACCCGTGGGGGCAGGGGGCGGCGCGAAGGGATTGTCCAGCGAATAGGTCGGGTTTGTGGCTTCCATGGGTCTCCGATCGGTTCGAGCCCCTCCCTTTAACAAAAGATGCGGGGAAGCCATCCGAATCCGGACCGGCTCTGTAAGCATCTGAAACTACAGGGAATTCGGACGTCTTTTCATCTCTGGCCGGTGGTGCGAAGGTCGCCCGATGGCATCCCATGAATTCATCGAGGTCGACGAGGCCGCCCCGGGGGTCTGTCGGATCACCCTCAGCCGCCCCGAGAAGCGCAACGCCATCAACAACGCGATGCGCGGCGAGCTCCTCGCCGCTCTGCAGGCGGCGGATCGAGACGACGCGGTCCGGGTCTCGATCCTGCGTGGGGCGGGGACCTGCTTCTCGTCGGGCTACGACATCAAGTCGGACCTGGGTGCGGACCAGCCGTACTTCACCGCCGACGTCGGCATGCAATGGGCGCGGCATGTGGCGGAGGGCTGGATGTCGTTGTGGGATCTGGCGAAGCCGGTCATCGCGCAAGTCCATGGCTACGCTCTCGCGGGCGGGTTGGAACTCGTGGGCGCGTGCGATCTCGCGTACGCCG
This DNA window, taken from Candidatus Binatia bacterium, encodes the following:
- a CDS encoding enoyl-CoA hydratase-related protein, with translation MASHEFIEVDEAAPGVCRITLSRPEKRNAINNAMRGELLAALQAADRDDAVRVSILRGAGTCFSSGYDIKSDLGADQPYFTADVGMQWARHVAEGWMSLWDLAKPVIAQVHGYALAGGLELVGACDLAYAARDARFAHPVLRVAGVPDFAWFPVAMAPRHAMELHVAGREYDGDEAERVGMINQAFPPEELEARVLQIAQRITEVPPAVVTVNKRLVHSAVEARGGRSVIRTAADLQAGPHMQALGQMSGAALSDQVKKA
- a CDS encoding carboxyl transferase domain-containing protein — encoded protein: MDGGGLARIRVQHSKDRMTVFERIKVLTEKEPNLFWQNWGPNLDGASLVCGILDIGGRDVAVYGHDFTLRAGSMDATNGAKLARLIYMAGERGIPLIGMNDSAGAFVPAGVGGLDGYSEAFTALRRISGVVPSISLMFGYNAGGGSYLPRQGSFMIQCEDTFIGLTGPGVVKSALGEDVSAEDLGGPGIHGMNGVCDVTTNDELGSLRTAIRLLGYLPDNNHTAAPFAPTSDPIDRFTVEEDILFRKTFNSPAGMNAPLDITLFMQQICDHGEYFELQEARARNLVTAFGRIGGHVVGFVANNSHVSSGQIDVHAARKGTRFIRFCNVYNIPMIFLEDTTGFLPGSEQESRGIVLEGRKFLDSIIDLRTPSMTLIIRNAFGGAYASYNSHFVGANTVFTMPHARVAVMGPGGGKEFVYKNEMRAAEAAYKKAVAGGASQEEAAAERDAALAELTNRYERELMNPKEALSLGSISRIVMPGTSRRVLAKNLDFLMRTYTPTAMSGPQREFE